A single region of the Salvia miltiorrhiza cultivar Shanhuang (shh) chromosome 8, IMPLAD_Smil_shh, whole genome shotgun sequence genome encodes:
- the LOC130998667 gene encoding LOW QUALITY PROTEIN: gibberellin 20-oxidase-like protein (The sequence of the model RefSeq protein was modified relative to this genomic sequence to represent the inferred CDS: deleted 2 bases in 2 codons), producing MCISIPLNNNHLLHNSYIYFHIIINHHPTLKRKKEKRNSSKMIYESESPLELPVVDVSEALDSSSLSSLGAACREWGFFQIINHGISKDLYAKIYSLSTNIFSLPSQSKLKLGPSSHLKTYTPHFIASPFFESLRVSGPDFAASAQSSASVLAHHDNQFSEMMHEYGSKMSELSKTILRLILKTLGSEIESKYYESEFHQCHGYMRINNYASPEGSCIEPSGSGEEEGLGMHTDMSCVTIVYQDEIGGLQVRSREGRWMSIAPREGTLVVNVGDMLQAWSNERLRSSEHRVVLRRRKAAATAASRFSLAFFWCFEDEKVVVAPDDVVGEAGTRMYEAFVCSEYLKFRESDERGRFDKVGFTVKDFAGVANGS from the exons ATGTGTATATCTATTCCTTTGAACAATAATCATTTGTTACATAACTCTTACATTTATTTTCACATTATCATTAACCACCACCCtactttaaaaagaaaaaaggaaaaaagaaattcTTCCAAGATGATCTATGAATCAGAGAGCCCCTTAGAGCTCCCAGTTGTCGACGTTTCTGAGGCGTTGGATTCATCATCACTGAGCTCCCTAGGCGCCGCCTGCCGAGAATGGGGTTTCTTCCAGATCATCAACCATGGAATCTCGAAAGATCTCTACGCCAAAATCTACTCTCTCTCTACCAACATCTTCTCTCTCCCCTCCCAATCCAAGCTCAAACTCGGCCCTTCCTCGCACCTCAAGACCTACACGCCTCACTTCATCGCCTCTCCCTTCTTCGAGAGCCTCCGAGTTTCTGGCCCCGACTTCGCCGCCTCTGCGCAGAGCTCCGCATCTGTCCTTGCTCACCACGATAATCAATTcag TGAGATGATGCACGAATACGGGAGTAAAATGTCGGAACTGTCGAAGACGATCCTGAGGTTAATCCTGAAGACACTGGGGAGTGAAATCGAGTCGAAATATTACGAGTCCGAATTCCACCAATGCCACGGGTACATGAGGATAAACAACTACGCCTCCCCCGAGGGCTCGTGCATCGAGCCCTCGGGGTCGGGGGAGGAGGAGGGGCTGGGCATGCACACGGACATGAGCTGCGTGACGATCGTGTACCAGGACGAGATCGGGGGCCTGCAAGTGAGGTCCCGCGAGGGGCGATGGATGAGCATCGCCCCTCGCGAGGGGACGCTCGTGGTGAACGTCGGGGACATGCTGCAGGCGTGGAGCAACGAGCGGCTGAGGTCGTCCGAGCACAGGGTGGTGCTGCGGAGGAGGAAGGCTGCGGCCACGGCCGCGAGCCGCTTCTCGTTGGCCTTCTTCTGGTGCTTCGAGGACGAGAAGGTGGTCGTGGCGCCA GACGACGTCGTCGGGGAGGCGGGGACGAGGATGTACGAGGCGTTTGTGTGCTCGGAATACTTGAAGTTTAGG GAGAGCGATGAGCGAGGGAGGTTTGACAAGGTTGGCTTTACTGTCAAGGATTTTGCAGGTGTTGCTAATGGGAGttga
- the LOC130999068 gene encoding uncharacterized protein LOC130999068: MSSNAEPVAAATPSRVSKPAIEAGVSALLKHKAAQSVNEKPQLLPQDDYFYLNLTLKKIPSNPRTNPYRIPLPNPLLDAVNSEVCLIVDDRPRTTTPPSDEIKKLIKSQNIPISKVIKLSKLRANYKPFEARRKLCNSYDMFLVDKRIVHLLPKLLGKEFFRKQKLPLGVDLGKKNLKLQVERVLGSALLFIGTGTCSVLKLGKVEMEKDEIVENVLDAIKGVIERVPKKWDGVRSLHLKFSDSVALPIYQAMPDVRLKIEGLKDKKEEGGEVTEISDNDSAKSGKKKQKQKGRIHEVRYMDAGEDVDSDVDDLDGSEVAEFLQKKGISDDDENKKTESEGKKRSKKKTESVGKKRRKSDDENKKSKKMESEGKIMRKSKTIKE; this comes from the coding sequence ATGTCTTCCAACGCAGAACCCGTCGCCGCCGCCACACCTTCAAGGGTGAGTAAGCCCGCCATAGAGGCGGGCGTAAGCGCTCTGTTGAAACACAAAGCCGCCCAATCCGTCAACGAGAAGCCCCAATTACTGCCGCAAGATGATTATTTCTACCTCAACCTCACCCTAAAGAAAATCCCATCAAACCCTCGCACGAATCCCTACAGAATCCCGCTTCCGAACCCCCTTTTGGACGCCGTCAACTCGGAGGTATGTTTAATCGTGGACGACCGGCCGCGAACGACGACGCCGCCGTCGGATGAAAtcaaaaaattgattaaatctcaGAACATACCGATTTCAAAAGTGATAAAGTTGTCGAAGCTGAGGGCGAACTACAAGCCCTTCGAGGCAAGGAGGAAGCTTTGCAATAGCTACGACATGTTCTTGGTTGATAAGAGGATTGTTCATTTGTTGCCTAAGTTGTTAGGGAAGGAGTTCTTCAGGAAACAGAAGCTGCCTTTAGGGGTGGATTTGGGAAAAAAGAATTTAAAGTTGCAGGTGGAGAGGGTTTTAGGGAGTGCTTTGTTGTTTATTGGGACGGGGACCTGTTCCGTGCTCAAGCTTGGTAAGGTTGAGATGGAGAAAGATGAGATTGTGGAGAATGTGTTGGACGCCATCAAGGGAGTGATTGAGAGGGTGCCGAAGAAATGGGATGGTGTGAGGAGCTTGCACTTGAAGTTCTCTGATTCGGTGGCTTTGCCGATTTACCAGGCCATGCCGGATGTCAGGTTGAAGATTGAGGGATTGAAGGACAAAAAGGAAGAGGGAGGTGAGGTGACTGAAATTAGTGATAATGACAGTGCTAAGAGTGGGAAGAAGAAGCAGAAGCAGAAGGGGAGGATTCATGAGGTTCGATATATGGATGCTGGTGAGGATGTGGATAGTGATGTTGATGATTTGGATGGGAGCGAGGTTGCTGAATTTCTGCAGAAGAAGGGTATTAGTGATGATGATGAAAACAAGAAGACAGAGAGTGAGGGGAAGAAAAGGAGCAAGAAGAAGACGGAGAGTGTGGGGAAGAAAAGGCGCAAGAGTGATGATGAGAACAAGAAGAGCAAGAAGATGGAGAGTGAGGGGAAGATAATGCGCAAGAGTAAAACTATCAAGGAATAA